GACGGTCGACGATCAAACGGCGAAGGACGCTCTAATCCCGACGAAACACACCGCAGATATGTGCGGAATAACACCCGGGTGTGTCTGAGCGTGAATACATTAGCCCACTTTCATAATCCCGATGCCGCTCCCACCACAATGGTCAGATTACCGGGTTTAGGCGCCGTGAGGTTTGGGGAGCCGAGCTGAAAAGAGCAGATTTGGTTTGGACTAAATTTGGACCATCTGGCCGGGCTGAGCAGGCCGAGATTCATCACGCTACAGACGGCAGCAGCACCGGCCTCCACGTAAAGCAGATTAGGACAAGCGAGAACAACAACACCATGtcttcataaaaataaaaacagcataaaGGCTCACAGAGGGTTGGTCATCACAGTAGACGTCACTGCACAAAATGAGACTGAAgttgttttgactgtttttgtggttgtttggtgtctctttgtggttgttttgagttttttttgttttttgtgtctctttatggttgttttgagtttgttttgtgtctctttatggttgttttgagtttttttgttttttgtgtctctttatggttgttttgagtttttttgtgtctctttatggttgttttgagtttttgtttttgtttttgtgtctctttgtggttgttttgtctctttgtggttgttttgagtttttttgttttttgtgtctctttgtggttgttttgagtttttttttgttttttgtgtctctttgtggttgttttgtctctttgtcgttgttttgagttttttttgtttttgtgtctctttgtggttgttttgtctctttgtggttgtgaggtttttttgtgtctctttgtggttgttttgtctctgtggttgtgagtttttttgtttttgtgtctctttgtggttgtttttgggttttttggctgttttgtgtctctttgtggctgtttgtgtctcttcatggttgttttgtctttgtgattgttttgtgtctcttagtggttgttttgtttctctttgtggctgttttgtgtgccTTAGTAGTTCTTTTGTGGCTTGTTATAGTTGTttgtatctttgttgttgtgCCCTTCAGTGGCtactttctgtgtctttgtggttgttttacatatttgtggttgttttacatgtCCCTgagatcattttctgtctcttaagttgttttgtgtctcttaataTTTGTCTTGGTTGCTTTTAGTCTCTTTGAcattgttgtgtctttgttgttgttttgtgtctctttcatgGTAATTGTATgcctctttgcagttgttttatgtgttcttgtagatgttttgtggtttttttgcagttgtttatgtttgtttttaattttttacagtgttattGCATCTATTTCAGTCTGTTTCCCTACATACAGTGTCTGTGGCCCTGTGGCCATAAATCTCCttcagtaaatcctccatgaaCCACGGATCTCAGTAACACATTTGTTggactcatgcacacacatctgAACCAAATGTTCATTGCATTATTACCACAAACAGTTTGATTCTCATCTGTGGAGCAATAATTACATCCAGAGACCAGTTATATGTCGACTCAGAcatgaagacaaacaaaacagtcaGATGCCTGCTTTAGTCAACAACATGTTATTAATGGTGTAATAATGGAGCTAAAGGACCCACATTCAGCCTCTGGGTGTTGTGATTTCTCACTGACTGTGATGAATAATTACGTCATCGttaactgcatgtttttgtgtgtgcagaatGCGAGGTTTGTTGTCCgtgacgctgctgctgctcctggtCCTGACGCTCAGCGCTGAGGCCAGCAAGAAGGCCAAAGCACACAAAGGTGAGCTCCTCTTTGGTGTCTGTTAGTGACAAGAAGTCCACTTAGAAGACACAAcatttagcttagcacaaagactggaaacaaggaTACAGCCGGCACATGTACAGGTAATTATCATGTTTGATCTTGTGTGTTTAATCTGCACTAAACcaaagtttaaccctcctgttgttttcatttacgggcaccaaaaaatattgtttccttgtctgaaaaaaaatccaaatattcagcaaaaaattccccaaatttctgaaaatttgcaaaactttcaggaagaaaattccaataattcctgaaaagcttctcttaaaaaatattttttttaaaaatcccccaaatatggccagaaaattcttgtaaatattttcaaaaaaaatcttccaaaaataagtaaaaatatctaaagtgattacatgtatatcagtaaaacttctaatattttttaagaacactgacaatttcactggattttggttgatttgtttgtcaacgttcttaagaaacatttttaacatttctttttttccaacaaaaatatgttcaaaaatttcccagaaatgttaaaaatgtggacctcagaagtttcactgtgaaattttattttattttttccacattttcaaactttaaaatgggtcacttTGACCTGCATGATGACACAAAAACCCAACCTGCTTCAGTTTCCAGGAACATATTGATCTTTGGTTGTACTGAGAGGCGGATTTTGGATTTTTAGACTGAGCCAGGCTAACTTAATCCGTCTCTAGTTTAGCAGCTGcaggtccagatgtttcctcaggaggtggtggagaccaaacatGGAGCTAAAAGAGAGAATTCATTTGTCTCTCTgaggtcattttatgtcttcttgtggttgttttgcagctttttgttgtcattttgcttcttttctgaCAATCTTGTCATCAGTTTGTATCTTTTCGAGGCCaatttgcatctttgtgtggtctttttgtgtcttttttagccattttctggtcatttttgcatcttttctagACTTTTTCAGATAGTTTCGCTCCTCTTTCAGTACAGCCcctcattttgcattttttcataaTAGTTTTGAATCCTTAGTGGTTGTTCTGCATCTTTGGtcgttattttgtgtgtctttgtcatcacttttgcactttttaaGGACATTTCGCATTTTGAtgtggtatttttgtgtctttcgaagccattctgtgtctttttattttcaatttgcatctctgtgtggtcattttgtcttctctgtaattattttgcagctttttatagatgttttatgtctcttcatCATCAGTCTGAATATTTTCaaggttttgcatgtttttgtggtcgtttttgtgtTGTCTCTCCACTTTTTGAGCTAGTTTTGCATCTTGTATGGTcgtttcagattttttatagttgttttgaATCATTAGtggtcattttttcatgtttggtagttattttgcatgtcttttaaaggccattttgcatcttgaagTGGTTGTTTTGGCAtcttttgaaactttttttaggTAGCGTTGTGCCCATGTTTAGTCATTATGCATCATTAGTAGTTATTTTGGatgtatttgttgtcattttgagtctcttagTGGTTGTTCTGTATctatgtgttgttgttttgtatctttctgGTAAATTTGCgtctcttttgtctcttttttgttggtTGTCAGTGTTGCATTTGCAGCTAATTTCAGTGCCACATATTCATATTTGATCCAACTGTTGTTAATGTAAGTTTGTGCTGTTAGCATCCTATGATGAACTTCTtgttgtgtgcttttttttacatgtttggtgtcattttttctgCTAATTCGTtactaaaaacatttttgtgtttaagaAACACGATGAAACATCTGCAAAGCTGTTTGTTCTTTAACATTTTGAATCCTGTGTTGTTGACATCCTATTTTCCTGCTAACAAACTGTATAATATATAaatagaaatgtgtgtgtgtgtgtagagaaAAGACCTCCGAACTTGCATTGTGATAAAGGGGATCTTTTtaaacttcaaaataatgtagggaaaaaagagaaaacacacacttgaCCTCTTAGAGAGATAGAAGTATTTAAACCATTTACTTCTGCAAAAATAGTAAAATCTGATTATAAAAGACTGCTACAAgctttaaaaatgctgcattgaAATTATTTGAGGTTTTACCAGCAAAAGATAGCTCAAAGCTTAAAAATAAGACACGACGGGTGGATTAAAATGGACCTAAAATTTTGTAGTGAAACACAAATCTGCCCAAAAACTTTATTATAAACAGTCAAATTACAGTTATAGAACATTTAGAACAACAAAGAATAAACGCATCATGATGGCATAGTAGAGACAAATATACATTTCAAAACATGGTGCAGGAGAATCTTGGTGTTCAACAGGAATAAATTAATACGGAggataaaaagcaataaaaaatgagtgtTGTAGCCGtgaaactgtaaacaaacagtTTGAATCATTGCTGCTTGTATTTTAAGTTTGGATATGTGgagaaaaaaggcagaaatgtgagtttttgacattttattttatgtgtatgATGGAAAAGCTGAACATTCTCTAAAACAATCAGGTTTTTACAGATGCtttgttgttaaaataaataaaaacagcatttctgtgtttctgactgctggaagctgctgctgagtgAAACTTTAAGGTGTTGTTTGCGTTCAGGTTGTGTTTTTCTGACCGACTCTCTGCTCGGCAGGTGGCAGACATGATAAATCCCGGCCGGCCTCCGAGTGCTCCTCTGCAGAGACTCAGTACGGGAAATGTGTGCCGGAGCACGGAGACTGTGGAGACGGTCTGAGGGAGGCCACCTGCAAAGACCGCACCGACAAGATCCACTGCAGGATCCCCTGCAACTGGAAGAAGGACATCAGTAAGAGGaggcagcacacaaacacaccaaaacacaaaaacacaaacacacaaaagcaccaaaacacaaacacacaaaaacacagcactCAGTCACAGGGTTCAACGTGATGACTGCAGGCAGACCAGAGGAACATAAACATACTGTGTATCTGGAAATAAAGGAAGCCCGTTCACATATTTTGCAATATTTGATATATAAAACTGCCGACATCTGCTGGCTAATACCTGCTACTGCATCCATACAATTCTAGCTGGGTACCGGTAGCACCAGATGTTTGGATAtctggtgttttttgtctgtatgATGAAGAGAACATGGAACAGGGTGAAGTAAAACACCAGGAAGGACTGAGAAAGGAGGGAGATCACAGAAATGGAGTGAACAATAATGAGGAAGAGAATtaagaggaggcagaggaggataCGGCTGGTCGAGAGAATCAGAGGGCAGAAACGTATGACGGCCGCCATCACTGACCAGCTGCTGGGCCTTCATTGGCTGCCTGTAGAGCCAGGAAGGTCTTTACTTTCTCTT
This window of the Acanthochromis polyacanthus isolate Apoly-LR-REF ecotype Palm Island chromosome 8, KAUST_Apoly_ChrSc, whole genome shotgun sequence genome carries:
- the mdkb gene encoding midkine b; this encodes MRGLLSVTLLLLLVLTLSAEASKKAKAHKGGRHDKSRPASECSSAETQYGKCVPEHGDCGDGLREATCKDRTDKIHCRIPCNWKKDISDCKYKFAPWGSCDAATNTKSRSGTLKRALFNAECQNTVKVSKPCSPKVKKARGEKKSN